CAAATCTATCTCACGAACAGGCCGGGTGGTCGCGCCATGCGGCTGCTCGGGTGGTCGCAGGTGATGCTCAATCCGGGCGAGCGCCGCCGCGTCGCAGTAAGCGTGGAACCGCGGCTGCTCGCCGATTTCGATCCTCAGGCAAATGCCTGGATTATTCGAGCGGGGCCGTACGAAGCGTCGCTCGGCGCTGCCTCGGACGCGCTGCAACTCCGCGCCGAGGCGTATGTCGGCGCGCGGACGCTCAAACCTTGATCGTTCGTTTACTCGTCGTCGACAGGTTGGTGCGAAGGAGGCTCTCGCAAGAAATGCTCGAGCGAATATTTTGCCGGTATCATCTGGAACGAACGGGGCTGTTGCGTGAAGTCGAAGGCGTCGTCGAGACTTGCCGCGCGGGAGTCCGTGTACCCCAGCGATGTCGGGCCGATGCTTCCCGCCGGTAATCCATTGACCTCTTCGATAAATCGCAGGATGCTGCCGAACTCGTACGGGACGTGTGAAACGTAGCCTTGCTTCGCATAGGGTGAAATGATCAAGCAGGGTATGCGCATCCCCAGCCCGCGATAATCGAGCTGCGGCGGCGGCGCGTTGTCGTAGAAACCGCCCCAATCGTCCCAGACGATAACGATCGCGCTGTTCGCCCAGTACGAGCTCTCGCCGATTGCATTGACGACCGATGCAACCCAGGACGGGCCCTGATCGCTCAACTGCGCCGGGTGATCGGAATCGGGCTTGCTGGGGGTTACCCAGCTCACCGTCGCGAGATTCCCGTATTGCGCGTCGTTGAGCACCTGCGTTTGCGGCGCAATGATCTTCGTGTTCCAGTCGCTGCCGTAGCGAACGTACTTGATCGCTTCGAACGGTTCCCAAAAACCGGCGTCGAGAAGCTTCGTCGCGTAATACTTCCATGAAATTCCGGCGCCGTCGAGCACTTCCGCCATGGTGTTGAACTGACTAAAGCAAGGGAAAGGGCCCTGAAACGTGTGGACCTTACGATAAGGCTTCTCCGCAACGTACGAACTCTTCGTTCCCGGAGGCGAGTCGCAGTCATCCGGAACGGCGCTGGGAAAGTTGACTTCGGCGTGAGCGGGAAGTTTGATATCGTCGGTACCAGCAACCAAGGTCAGATGTGCGGTGAAGCTGCCACCGAACTCCGTTGGAAACATCTCGTCGGCGAGAACGTACTGCTGCGCCATCGTCCAGTACGGCTCGATTTCAGCTTGGTCGACGTAGGCGTAGGGTTCGTCCGGGTCGCTCGGCGAGCCCTCATGGACGAATCCGTCCATGTTGCCGTCGTTCCAATCAGTCATCGACGACTTCCAATCGTGTTGAAGGTCGGGATTGTTTTCGAAGGTTACTTGGTGAAGCGGCACGACAATGTCGCCGACCGGACAACCTGAACCCGAACTGCGCCGGCGCATCGACGCGTGCGCGCGCATCCTTGCGCTGCCCGGCAGCCCGCAGCCCGAAGTTGGAGCATTTGCGCCGGGGTAGCCCGCGAAAAAGTTTTCGAAGCTGCGGTTCTCCTGAACGATGACGATCACGTTCTTGATGTACTGGCTGGCGGCGGTACGGGTGGATCGCATCGCCGGCATCGAGTGGACCGGTGCCGAAGTCTCCGGCGAACACCCCGCGCAGAGCGCGAACCCAGTGAGCCCAACGGAGGTCCAGATCCGCGCGATCACGGTTGCGGGCCGTCGGCCTCCACGTCGATCGACAGGTCGATATTGTTACTGACGACCACCGCTCCGTAGGTCATGCCCCACTGCGTTCGGTCGATCGTCCCCCTTGCCGCGTAGGCGATAATCGGGCGGCCGCGCGGCGACTTGCCGGAGGCCAGCACGCGCGCGTCGAGCGAGACGGGATGAGTCTGGCCGTGCATCGTCAGATTGCCGGCAATCGTGAAGTGGGCCGGATCGGTGCCGACGATCTTGGTGCTGACGAATTCAATGGTGGGTGTGGCCGAGGCGTTGAAAAAATGATCCGAACGAAGATCGCTATCGCGCATGTCGTTCCGGGTATCGAGCTTTGATGCGTCGAGGCTCGCCGATACCGTGACGGGGATCTGCGATCCGGAATTGAGTTGCACCGACGCTTTGACGATCGGAATGGTACCGATGACCGGAACGATGCCGAAGTGGCGCGCCGTGAACTGCGCGGTCGAGTGGACTGGATCCACCGTCCAGGTTTCGGCGGCCAAGGCCGACGCGGACGCGGCCCACGCGAGGGACCAAAGAGTAAATAAAGCTGCTTTTCTCACGCAGCGCCTCTTCGTTACGGGAGGCGATACTGCTTCTCGATCGTCCCCGTTTGCGGCGGCCATACGCCCGGGAAGGGAACTCCGTGCATCGCGGCCCGAATCGCTCGGATCTCGGCGGCACTGAGCCCTTCGCCGGCAACGGCGTTCATGACCTGATCGCCGTTGCGCCAAGCGAAATTCTCGTGCCTTTCGAGGACTTCATGCCCGTTGCGCCTTCCTTGATCGAGAAAAACATACTTCGACGGAGGACCTTGGCGCGGATCTACCCGATCGGCCAGCAAGCTGAACGTGTCGCCTCTTGCGCGTCGGTAAACGAAATAAACAGCGGGATTGCCCACGCTCCATGAATGCGTAATCTTCGAGTAGACGGCCGTCGGGGTCGTAGCGATTTTTTCGCGGACGGCGCCGCTGGGCAAGCCGGCGGGCGGAACGATCGTGAAATCCACTCGACGCTGCGCGTCTGCCAGATCGCCCGTTGTCGCGCGTATCGCGGCTTCGACCGATTTCGGAGGCGGTGGTGGCGGCGTCCAACGTAAAATCGACTCGATTTCTGCCTCGATATTTTGCGTGAACCCTGGAGCGACCAAAGGCGCTATAACCACGAGGGCGGCGACGGCGGCGGCCGCCGGTAGAAAAAAGCGCCGGGTTCGTGCCGGCTGCGGCGCTTGCGACGCTCGCTCCCGAATTGCGTGAATCGGCGCGGGCGGCGCTTCGATGTTTTCGAGCATGGCTTGAATCGCTCCGGCGATGCGCAGATTGCTAAACATTGTCGCGTGCCTCCGCAAGGAGATCCGGCGCTCGCGTCGCCGAGAGTGCTTTTCGCAGCGCTCGCCGGGCGAGCATCAGATGAAAACGAACCGTGGAGGCGGGCAGTTGCGTGCTTTCGCCGATCTCCACACTGCTAAAACCCGCATAATAGTGGAGCAGCACGACCGCACGCGCGAGCGGTGTCAGCGATGCCATTGCCTCCTCAAGCGCGAGGAAATCGCTGGGGTCGTTGACGCATCGCCTTTGAAGTGCCTCAAGCGGCTCTGCCGGCCGCCGGCGGCGGCCTTCGGAAAGGGCGTGCCTGACGACGATCTTATAGAACCACGCCGGAAACGCGCCGGGATTTTTGAGGGCCGGAAGCGATCGCACGATCGCGGCGCAGGCGTCCTGCGCTACGTCTTCGGCGAGCCCGCGATCGCGGAGAATGCTCGCGGCCAAACGAAATGCCTGCGGCCACATTGCGGCGACCAGCGCTTCGAGTGCTGCATCTTCGGATCGGGCCCGCTCGACGAGCCCGCGTTCCACGTTCATGCCTTAAGAGACGCGCGTAGCGGGCAAAGTGTTGGCGAAGGAGAGTCTCATGGAAAATCGATGGACCGTTCCCGGAAGCGAGCGGGTTGCTCTGCCGTCGACCGAGGTGCTGGGGAACGCCGACTCGGCGCAGGAGGTGACCGTTACCGTCGTCGTTCGTTCCCGACGCTCGGGGATGGCGCCGACCGGCACGATGTCGCGCCAAGCCTTCGCCGACGAGTATGGCGCCGACGCGGCCGATTTGGAGCAGGTCGTGCTCTTCGGCCAGCGCGCGGGCCTGAGCGTGGTCGAGCGCAGTTCTGCGCGGCGCAGCGTCGTTCTTCGCGGTAGCGTGGCGCAGATGAACATCGCGTTCGGCGTCAGCCTTCAGCGTTGTCTCTGCGCGGGTGTCGAGTACCGCGGCCGCGCCGGGACGCTCAGCGTGCCGAGCGATCTTGCCGGCGTCGTCGAGGCCGTGTTGGGGCTCGACAATCGGCCGCAGGCATTCCCGCGCGTGCGCATTGCCGCAGAGCCGTCCGCGTCATTCACGCCGCTGCAGATCGCGCAGCTCTACGATTTTCCCACCGGGGTCGACGGGAGCGGTCAGTGCATCGGCATCATCGAGCTCGGCGGCGGTTTCAGTCAAACGGACTTTGCCGCCTACCTTTCGCCGCTCGGCGTTAGCGCGCAGACCGTCACGGTCGTTTCGGTCGACGGAGCGAAAGGCGTCCCCGGACAAGATTCCAACGCCGACGTCGAGGTAATGCTCGACGCGGAGATCGCCGGCGCGATCGCTCCCGGTGCGAACATCGTGATGTACTTCGCGCCAAATACGGATCAAGGATTCGTCGACGCCGTGACGACTGCGGTGCACGATCAGACTCACCAACCGTCGGTCGTCTCGATAAGTTGGGGCGCGCCGGAATCGAGCTGGACGCAACAGGCGCTCAACGCATTGAATCAAGCGATCGCGGCGGCGTCGGCAATCGGGGTTACCGTCTGCGTTGCCTCGGGTGACGGCGGCTCGAGTGACGGCGTCACCGACGGCGCGGCACATGTTGACTTTCCGGCATCGAGTCCGAACGCGCTTGGCTGCGGGGGCACCACCTTGCGCGCCGCGGGCCAAACGATCGCGTCAGAGAGTGCGTGGAGCGATTCGGGCGGCGGTGTGAGCAGCGTCTTTGCTCTTCCGACGTGGCAAGCGACGGCAAACGTTCCGCCGCCTCCGACGACGGGCGGCGGACGCGGCGTTCCCGACGTTTCCGCCGACGCCGATCCGGATACCGGTTATCAG
This Candidatus Eremiobacterota bacterium DNA region includes the following protein-coding sequences:
- a CDS encoding YceI family protein, with product MRKAALFTLWSLAWAASASALAAETWTVDPVHSTAQFTARHFGIVPVIGTIPIVKASVQLNSGSQIPVTVSASLDASKLDTRNDMRDSDLRSDHFFNASATPTIEFVSTKIVGTDPAHFTIAGNLTMHGQTHPVSLDARVLASGKSPRGRPIIAYAARGTIDRTQWGMTYGAVVVSNNIDLSIDVEADGPQP
- a CDS encoding sigma-70 family RNA polymerase sigma factor codes for the protein MERGLVERARSEDAALEALVAAMWPQAFRLAASILRDRGLAEDVAQDACAAIVRSLPALKNPGAFPAWFYKIVVRHALSEGRRRRPAEPLEALQRRCVNDPSDFLALEEAMASLTPLARAVVLLHYYAGFSSVEIGESTQLPASTVRFHLMLARRALRKALSATRAPDLLAEARDNV
- a CDS encoding S8/S53 family peptidase, yielding MENRWTVPGSERVALPSTEVLGNADSAQEVTVTVVVRSRRSGMAPTGTMSRQAFADEYGADAADLEQVVLFGQRAGLSVVERSSARRSVVLRGSVAQMNIAFGVSLQRCLCAGVEYRGRAGTLSVPSDLAGVVEAVLGLDNRPQAFPRVRIAAEPSASFTPLQIAQLYDFPTGVDGSGQCIGIIELGGGFSQTDFAAYLSPLGVSAQTVTVVSVDGAKGVPGQDSNADVEVMLDAEIAGAIAPGANIVMYFAPNTDQGFVDAVTTAVHDQTHQPSVVSISWGAPESSWTQQALNALNQAIAAASAIGVTVCVASGDGGSSDGVTDGAAHVDFPASSPNALGCGGTTLRAAGQTIASESAWSDSGGGVSSVFALPTWQATANVPPPPTTGGGRGVPDVSADADPDTGYQIRVDGASMVAGGTSAAAPLWAALIALTNQRLGRHVGFLNTNLYAVAAKGGTPGPLHDVTTGSNGAYAAGPGWDPCTGLGTPDGTRLAEALLPGG